The following are encoded in a window of Mycoplasma anserisalpingitidis genomic DNA:
- the dnaG gene encoding DNA primase, whose protein sequence is MTDFNQIINNADIVSTISNFVNLQKKGKDYVGLCPFHGDSNPSMSVSPDKKIFKCFSCGTSGNALTFLMKIKSLSFTEAIKILASEQGIELNIKDHSLDYLNQISDEQKELLDILSNAESFFHVNLLSNNNAKKYLESRDISLELARYLRIGYAPEDGITRLIGQFNYDDTKLNQAGLKNENLNEYFRNRLIFPIHDEHGNTIAFSGRLLYKDTNSPKYLNSPETIVFNKSSVLYNFDRAKEEARVKKEIYLCEGFFDVIALLKVNYKNAVALMGTALTKQHLNLLRNLRINIFLDNDTAGVNATLHSVHFLLKNKFEVFVINNPFDLDPDEILVRNGSNALLGVLNNKITGIEHVYDLLIKRFNLDVPKSITLLNIKNFVEEFKNYLLYCDDEIINYFKNMIYNKFNYEFEVKKNEQSDEFYELNSDEKLIDNSKIFNQTYTQNNNYNFNNKTQVKRFNQAKIKNHLSSDPLNILLISFLKNPSTEKYIWEKGIKIINEYARFLKDSISHELFIQYCKEYKKSNGKMTEEQKEKILYSIYNKFYDFIISHISSEDISKNVLNSLIIDIDKRINEFQNLEEFRNFIKNTYDNINSNQFLVRKYISAEIPEFKKDILIKNMEAKKGKKKE, encoded by the coding sequence ATGACGGATTTTAATCAAATAATTAATAATGCTGATATAGTATCAACTATTTCAAATTTTGTTAATTTACAGAAAAAGGGTAAGGATTATGTCGGTCTTTGTCCATTTCATGGTGATTCAAATCCTAGTATGAGTGTATCTCCGGATAAGAAAATTTTTAAATGTTTTAGTTGTGGAACTAGCGGTAACGCTTTAACCTTCTTGATGAAAATTAAATCTCTTAGTTTTACTGAAGCTATTAAAATTTTAGCTAGTGAGCAAGGGATTGAATTAAACATAAAAGATCATTCACTTGATTATCTAAACCAAATTAGCGATGAACAAAAAGAACTTTTGGATATTTTAAGTAATGCAGAAAGCTTTTTTCATGTTAATTTGCTTTCGAATAATAATGCTAAAAAGTATCTTGAATCCAGAGATATTTCACTTGAATTAGCTCGCTATTTAAGAATTGGTTATGCTCCTGAAGATGGGATAACTAGACTAATTGGTCAATTTAATTATGATGATACAAAATTAAATCAAGCTGGTTTAAAAAATGAAAATTTAAATGAATATTTTAGAAATAGACTTATTTTTCCAATTCATGATGAACATGGTAACACAATCGCTTTTAGTGGTAGATTGCTATACAAAGATACAAATTCTCCAAAATATCTTAATTCACCCGAGACTATTGTTTTCAACAAATCTAGTGTCTTATATAACTTTGATCGTGCTAAAGAAGAAGCAAGAGTTAAAAAGGAAATTTATCTTTGTGAAGGATTTTTTGATGTTATAGCTTTACTTAAAGTGAATTATAAAAATGCTGTGGCATTAATGGGAACCGCACTAACTAAACAGCATTTAAATTTACTAAGGAATTTAAGAATTAATATTTTTCTAGATAATGATACGGCAGGAGTTAATGCAACACTTCATTCAGTCCACTTTTTACTAAAAAATAAATTCGAAGTTTTTGTGATTAATAATCCTTTTGATTTAGACCCTGATGAAATTTTAGTAAGAAATGGTTCAAATGCTTTGCTTGGAGTGTTAAATAATAAAATTACAGGCATTGAGCATGTTTATGATTTATTAATCAAACGTTTTAATTTAGATGTGCCAAAGAGTATAACTTTACTTAACATTAAAAATTTTGTAGAAGAATTTAAAAATTATTTACTTTACTGTGATGATGAAATCATAAATTACTTCAAAAACATGATTTATAACAAGTTTAATTATGAATTTGAAGTTAAAAAAAATGAACAAAGTGATGAATTTTATGAATTAAATAGTGATGAAAAATTGATTGATAATTCAAAAATTTTTAATCAAACTTACACACAAAATAATAACTACAATTTTAATAATAAAACTCAAGTTAAAAGATTTAATCAAGCTAAAATCAAAAATCACCTTTCTTCAGATCCGTTAAATATTTTATTAATTTCATTTTTAAAAAATCCAAGTACAGAAAAATATATATGGGAAAAAGGAATAAAAATAATCAATGAATATGCAAGATTTCTTAAAGACTCAATATCACATGAATTATTTATCCAGTATTGTAAAGAATACAAGAAAAGTAATGGAAAAATGACTGAAGAACAAAAAGAGAAAATTTTATATTCAATATACAATAAATTTTACGATTTTATAATAAGTCATATTAGTTCTGAGGATATTTCAAAAAATGTACTTAATAGTTTAATAATTGACATAGATAAAAGAATTAATGAATTTCAAAATTTAGAAGAGTTTAGAAATTTCATTAAAAACACCTACGATAACATTAACTCTAATCAATTTTTAGTTCGTAAATATATCTCTGCTGAAATTCCAGAATTTAAAAAAGATATATTGATAAAAAATATGGAAGCTAAAAAAGGTAAGAAAAAAGAATAA
- a CDS encoding RNA polymerase sigma factor, with translation MEFKYKDLIEMLEAYMKSKKKKTLSQEDVFEFLDKKNLSIDDEESIEELLEELYEANLIEDKVDDGDLNDISDSDFDEINNSIASSKKTSKKKTKKVETPEIDDLDSDSSSDKNEDEMDFDSLGEDFDDDDYTDDFDGEYDELDDLLNLDDLNEDDLLNDSNESDEEEKEEDEEVELKDHENYDDEDLSLDSLDLDMYNDADFDVNQDDLIRGKSLNNKLTETNDIVKWYMRWIGKYGELLSADEEVELAKTMNLGGFRGKRARDKLIKRNLRLVINNAKKYKNRGLSFIDLISEGNAGILKAAQKYNVDKGFKFSTYATWWIRQAITRAVADQARTIRVPVHMVETINKITKIERELQQELGREPLDEEIAAKFGNAYTAEKVRYIRKINIDPISLDKQIGKENDSSFSDFVKDESIPNPVDYASQEQLSELLLDLIENNLDKNDKELICKRYGVGYDENGNRYRVHSFEELAKERGGVSKERIRQIENRILRRLKNSSKNGKQLIKDFLKN, from the coding sequence ATGGAATTCAAATATAAAGATTTAATTGAAATGCTAGAAGCTTATATGAAATCTAAAAAGAAAAAAACACTTAGCCAAGAAGATGTTTTTGAATTTTTAGATAAAAAGAATTTAAGTATTGACGATGAAGAATCTATTGAAGAATTACTTGAAGAACTTTATGAAGCTAATTTAATTGAAGATAAAGTTGATGATGGTGATCTAAATGATATTTCAGATTCAGATTTTGATGAAATCAATAATTCAATCGCTTCAAGTAAAAAAACATCAAAAAAGAAAACTAAAAAAGTTGAAACGCCTGAAATAGATGACTTAGATTCAGATTCTTCATCGGATAAAAATGAAGACGAAATGGATTTTGATTCATTAGGTGAAGATTTTGATGATGACGATTATACTGATGATTTCGATGGTGAGTATGATGAATTAGATGATTTATTAAACTTAGATGATCTTAATGAAGATGATTTATTAAATGATTCGAATGAATCTGATGAAGAAGAAAAAGAAGAAGATGAAGAAGTTGAACTTAAAGATCATGAAAACTATGATGATGAAGATCTTAGTTTAGATAGTCTTGATTTAGACATGTATAATGATGCTGATTTTGATGTTAATCAAGATGATTTAATCAGAGGTAAATCTCTTAATAATAAACTTACTGAAACTAACGACATTGTTAAATGATACATGAGATGAATTGGTAAATATGGTGAACTTCTTAGTGCTGATGAGGAAGTTGAATTAGCTAAAACAATGAACCTTGGTGGTTTTAGAGGAAAAAGAGCTAGAGATAAACTTATTAAACGTAATTTGCGTCTTGTTATTAATAATGCTAAAAAATATAAAAACAGAGGTTTATCGTTTATTGACTTAATTAGCGAAGGTAATGCTGGAATTCTAAAAGCAGCACAAAAATATAATGTTGATAAAGGATTTAAGTTTTCGACTTATGCAACTTGATGAATTCGTCAAGCAATTACCCGTGCAGTGGCTGATCAAGCTAGAACAATTCGTGTTCCTGTTCACATGGTTGAAACAATTAATAAAATTACAAAAATTGAACGTGAATTGCAACAAGAACTTGGACGTGAACCTCTTGATGAAGAAATTGCAGCAAAATTTGGTAATGCATACACAGCTGAAAAAGTTAGATATATCAGAAAAATAAACATCGACCCAATTTCTTTAGATAAACAAATTGGAAAAGAAAACGATTCATCTTTTAGTGATTTTGTTAAGGATGAAAGTATTCCAAACCCAGTTGATTATGCTTCACAAGAACAACTTAGTGAATTATTACTTGACTTAATAGAAAATAATCTTGATAAAAATGATAAAGAATTAATTTGTAAACGTTACGGTGTTGGTTACGATGAAAATGGAAATAGATATAGAGTTCACTCTTTCGAAGAATTAGCAAAAGAACGTGGTGGAGTTTCAAAAGAGAGAATCCGTCAAATTGAAAATAGAATTCTTAGAAGACTTAAAAATTCGTCAAAAAATGGAAAACAACTTATTAAAGACTTCCTTAAAAACTAG
- a CDS encoding Nif3-like dinuclear metal center hexameric protein, with amino-acid sequence MKIKQLTEFLFNKYPLSLKEVWDPSGFSFKFNLSEKLTGVVLAIDITDQVVNYAIENNCNVILTHHPFLFEKTMEMEKIKAPYKINLIKKIKQHRINTISFHTNYDNHIHGTSYQITRFMGLENYSYFQNNGYPCILNYKTTPYEFIKLLKNKIKIHSFRTNLTNEQLNKNITKIVLMSGSGFVGDINEWTKKGADLIISSDFRWSDWINFEQINAPILEVPHLDEHVFVWDVSTQLKNKFDKLNVLTFDVKQPYRNID; translated from the coding sequence ATGAAAATTAAACAACTAACTGAATTTTTATTTAATAAATACCCCTTAAGTCTCAAAGAAGTGTGAGATCCAAGTGGTTTCTCATTTAAATTTAATTTGAGTGAAAAACTAACTGGAGTAGTTTTGGCTATCGATATTACTGACCAAGTGGTTAACTATGCAATTGAAAATAATTGTAATGTAATTTTAACTCACCATCCATTTTTATTTGAAAAAACAATGGAAATGGAGAAAATTAAAGCTCCATATAAAATTAATTTAATTAAAAAAATTAAACAACATAGAATTAATACTATTTCATTCCACACTAATTATGACAATCATATTCACGGTACTAGTTATCAAATCACTAGATTTATGGGATTAGAAAATTATTCATATTTCCAAAATAATGGTTATCCATGCATATTGAATTATAAAACAACACCATATGAATTTATTAAATTATTAAAAAATAAAATTAAAATTCATAGTTTTAGAACCAATTTAACTAACGAACAATTAAATAAGAATATTACTAAAATTGTTTTAATGAGCGGAAGTGGCTTTGTTGGTGATATTAATGAATGAACTAAAAAAGGTGCAGATTTAATCATTTCAAGTGACTTTCGTTGAAGCGATTGAATAAACTTTGAACAAATCAATGCACCAATTCTTGAAGTACCTCATTTAGATGAACATGTTTTTGTTTGAGATGTATCAACTCAATTAAAAAATAAGTTTGATAAGTTAAATGTTCTTACTTTTGATGTTAAACAACCTTATCGTAATATAGATTAA
- a CDS encoding pseudouridine synthase → MRLDKYLSKVLDLSRSESKKLITKKVIKVNDLLVNKNIDIDEKNDLVFYEGNNLKYQEFMYLALNKPKNFVSSHSGELNYKSVYDLIDIKYHKCEIIGRLDVDTTGLLILTNQTSKIHELLSPKKHAWKTYLVTHLKQLSEKNIDQLKSGIKINEEFTTLEAKVKKVSDFQTLLSIREGKFHQIKRMFKAINNQVNELERTSFNKLNLRNLNLKIGEYKVLNEREVELLFDYEKDNY, encoded by the coding sequence ATGCGTTTAGACAAGTATTTAAGTAAAGTTTTAGATTTAAGTAGAAGTGAATCAAAAAAATTAATAACAAAAAAAGTTATAAAGGTCAATGATTTATTAGTTAATAAAAATATTGATATTGATGAAAAAAATGACCTAGTTTTTTATGAAGGTAATAATCTAAAATATCAAGAATTTATGTATTTAGCATTAAACAAACCCAAAAATTTTGTTAGTTCGCATTCTGGTGAATTAAATTATAAATCTGTTTATGATCTAATTGATATAAAGTATCATAAATGTGAGATTATTGGTCGTCTTGATGTTGATACTACTGGATTGTTGATTTTAACTAACCAAACCAGTAAAATTCATGAGTTATTATCACCTAAAAAACACGCTTGAAAAACTTATTTAGTAACTCATTTAAAACAATTAAGTGAGAAAAATATTGATCAACTAAAGAGCGGAATAAAAATAAACGAAGAGTTTACAACTTTAGAAGCTAAAGTAAAAAAAGTAAGTGATTTTCAAACTCTTTTAAGTATTAGAGAGGGAAAATTTCACCAAATTAAAAGAATGTTTAAAGCAATTAATAACCAAGTAAATGAACTAGAAAGAACAAGTTTTAATAAACTAAATTTAAGAAACTTAAATTTAAAAATTGGAGAGTATAAAGTATTAAATGAAAGGGAAGTAGAACTACTATTTGATTATGAAAAAGACAACTATTAA
- a CDS encoding ECF transporter S component, with protein MKKTTIKDIAYLAIYFALILIFSLVPFLGLIQVFSISINLLTIIIVIATFHLGLRGSLFSALFVGIGSFISALVYGKALFIFADIAIVPRFLLGFVSYFIYWVFRKKVSIISVFVNTFVTVLFNSILVTAMLFIHHSIVKIDFIKNFVVWINLIWINVLVEVIVLPILSILLFKFIKFIHNKRVEELKNISDIYY; from the coding sequence ATGAAAAAGACAACTATTAAAGATATCGCTTATTTAGCTATTTATTTTGCTTTAATACTAATTTTTTCTCTTGTTCCTTTTCTAGGACTTATTCAAGTTTTTAGCATAAGTATAAATTTACTTACTATTATTATAGTAATTGCTACTTTTCACCTTGGTTTAAGAGGATCACTTTTTAGTGCATTATTTGTCGGAATTGGCTCGTTTATAAGTGCTTTAGTGTATGGTAAAGCATTATTTATCTTTGCTGATATTGCTATTGTACCAAGGTTTTTATTAGGATTTGTCAGTTATTTTATATATTGAGTTTTCAGAAAAAAAGTTAGTATTATTTCAGTTTTTGTAAATACTTTTGTAACTGTTTTATTTAATAGCATTTTAGTAACTGCTATGTTGTTTATACACCATTCAATAGTAAAAATTGATTTTATCAAGAATTTTGTTGTTTGAATCAATCTGATTTGAATAAATGTTTTAGTTGAAGTAATAGTATTACCAATCTTATCTATTTTATTATTCAAGTTTATCAAATTCATACATAATAAAAGAGTTGAAGAACTTAAAAATATTTCGGATATATATTATTAA
- the trpS gene encoding tryptophan--tRNA ligase has translation MDTNKKKVLVTGIKPTGDLTLGNYIGALVPFLNLQDKFEECYFFVADLHALTTGDIKPNDLMKNRKDVVALYLACGLDLNKVNIFYQSEVMEHGMMQWLLTCETAIGELERMTQFKDKSQKMIKQANGTEKIPTGLLMYPTLMAGDIILYDADAVPVGEDQTQHLELTRTLIKRINKRYKLNFKTPKSFIPEVGARIKSLSDPTQKMSKSEKGSKSTIYLFDDPKEAYNKILKAVTDSENKIYISEEKQGVLNLLNIYAALKKVSLEESEKHFLDKNYKELKEEVGQLVFDLLTDIQTKYKLALEKVDQITEQGAQKARTVASVNLNKLMKNMGFK, from the coding sequence ATGGATACGAACAAGAAAAAAGTTCTTGTAACAGGAATTAAACCTACAGGTGATTTAACACTAGGAAATTATATAGGTGCTTTAGTTCCCTTTCTTAATTTACAAGATAAATTTGAAGAATGTTACTTTTTTGTAGCAGATTTACACGCTTTAACTACTGGTGATATCAAACCAAATGATTTAATGAAAAATAGAAAAGATGTCGTTGCGCTTTATTTAGCATGTGGACTTGATTTAAATAAAGTAAATATCTTTTATCAATCTGAAGTTATGGAACATGGAATGATGCAATGATTATTAACTTGTGAAACAGCAATAGGTGAATTAGAAAGAATGACTCAATTCAAAGATAAATCACAAAAAATGATTAAGCAAGCTAATGGTACTGAAAAAATACCTACCGGTTTATTGATGTATCCTACTTTAATGGCTGGTGATATCATTCTTTATGATGCTGATGCTGTTCCGGTGGGCGAAGATCAAACTCAACATCTTGAACTTACACGGACATTAATTAAAAGAATTAATAAACGTTATAAATTAAACTTTAAAACTCCTAAATCATTTATACCTGAAGTTGGAGCCAGAATTAAATCTTTAAGTGATCCAACTCAAAAAATGTCTAAAAGTGAAAAAGGAAGTAAATCAACTATTTATTTATTTGATGATCCTAAAGAAGCTTATAACAAAATCCTTAAAGCAGTAACAGACAGCGAAAACAAAATTTACATTAGCGAAGAAAAACAAGGTGTGCTTAACTTATTAAATATTTATGCTGCTCTTAAAAAGGTATCTCTTGAAGAAAGTGAAAAACACTTTTTAGACAAAAATTACAAAGAATTAAAAGAAGAAGTTGGACAATTAGTGTTTGATTTGTTAACTGATATCCAAACTAAATATAAACTTGCTCTAGAAAAAGTAGACCAAATTACTGAACAAGGTGCGCAAAAAGCAAGAACCGTAGCTTCAGTAAACTTAAACAAATTAATGAAAAATATGGGATTTAAATAA
- the thrS gene encoding threonine--tRNA ligase, producing MKANKQLNHTTSHLLGAAVEKLYPNVKLGFGPATDEGFYYDFEFENPISDTELNKIEKLMKKLASRNLVMKQVSINEYSFENKPYKKELYEELKAKGADITFYALVDLLNNETVFVDLCAGNHVEDTKKIKHFKLLSLAGAYWRGNSDNIQLTRIYGTSWESSDELNQYLEILKDRKERDHRKIGKELKLFAFNRLGGQGLPFWLEDGMYIHNEIRNLILKMDRKYGFTEVLTPHFGEEELYRRSGHLAHYKDDMFSAMVVENERLIPRPMTCPHHIICYNMEKRSYRDLPIRYSEQSQLYRYEKSGALTGLERVRGMLLTEGHLFLRKDQIKDEFKLMYSQIKETLELFKLNISYISLSLRDKNNKEKYYDDDHMWNTSENQLREVLNELGVEYEEKIGEAAFYGPKMDIQIFTALGHEVTISTLQLDFLLPEKFDLSFINKNNENERPVMLHRGLIGTYERFVATMLEQTKGNLPFWLAPKQITILPVNEKVNLDYAKEIKDLLFNLDFRVKIDDREERISKKMREAQMSKSKFQLILGDEEQKNRTISYREYGKSETKTVSIDEFVLLITKLKANYE from the coding sequence ATGAAAGCAAATAAGCAATTAAACCATACAACAAGCCACTTGCTTGGTGCTGCAGTAGAAAAATTATATCCAAACGTTAAACTTGGTTTTGGACCTGCTACAGATGAAGGATTTTACTACGACTTTGAATTTGAAAATCCAATTAGTGATACAGAATTAAACAAAATTGAAAAATTAATGAAAAAATTAGCTTCAAGAAACTTAGTTATGAAGCAAGTAAGTATTAACGAATACAGTTTTGAAAACAAACCATACAAAAAAGAACTTTATGAAGAACTTAAAGCTAAAGGTGCTGATATTACTTTTTATGCTTTAGTTGATCTGCTCAATAACGAAACAGTTTTTGTAGATCTTTGTGCTGGAAACCATGTAGAAGATACTAAGAAAATTAAACACTTTAAGCTTCTTTCTCTTGCTGGTGCATACTGAAGAGGAAATTCAGATAATATTCAATTAACCAGAATTTATGGTACTTCCTGAGAATCAAGTGATGAATTGAATCAATACTTAGAAATCCTTAAAGATAGAAAAGAAAGAGATCATAGAAAAATTGGTAAAGAGTTAAAACTTTTTGCATTCAATCGTCTTGGTGGACAAGGTCTTCCATTCTGACTTGAAGATGGAATGTACATCCACAATGAAATTAGAAATTTAATTTTAAAAATGGATCGTAAATATGGATTTACTGAAGTGTTAACTCCACATTTTGGTGAAGAAGAACTTTACAGACGTTCAGGACATTTAGCTCACTATAAAGATGATATGTTTAGTGCAATGGTTGTTGAAAATGAAAGACTTATTCCACGTCCAATGACTTGTCCACACCACATTATTTGTTATAACATGGAAAAACGTTCGTACCGTGATTTGCCTATAAGATATAGTGAACAATCTCAGTTATATCGTTATGAAAAATCTGGAGCATTAACTGGACTTGAACGTGTTAGAGGAATGCTTTTAACTGAAGGACACTTATTCTTAAGAAAAGATCAAATTAAAGATGAGTTCAAACTAATGTACTCACAAATTAAAGAAACATTAGAACTTTTTAAACTTAATATTAGTTATATTTCACTTAGTTTAAGAGATAAAAACAACAAAGAAAAATACTATGATGATGATCATATGTGAAACACTTCTGAAAATCAACTTCGTGAAGTTTTAAATGAACTAGGTGTTGAATATGAAGAAAAGATAGGCGAAGCGGCTTTTTATGGACCTAAAATGGATATTCAAATTTTTACCGCTTTAGGACATGAAGTCACAATTTCAACTTTACAATTAGACTTTTTACTTCCTGAAAAATTTGATTTAAGTTTCATTAATAAAAATAATGAAAACGAAAGACCTGTTATGCTACACCGTGGATTGATCGGTACATATGAAAGATTTGTAGCTACAATGCTTGAACAAACTAAAGGTAATTTACCATTCTGGCTTGCTCCAAAACAAATTACAATTCTTCCTGTAAATGAAAAAGTTAATTTAGATTATGCTAAAGAAATTAAAGATTTATTGTTCAATCTTGATTTTAGAGTAAAAATTGATGATCGTGAAGAAAGAATTTCTAAAAAGATGAGAGAAGCTCAAATGTCTAAATCTAAATTCCAATTAATCTTGGGTGATGAAGAGCAAAAAAATAGAACTATTTCTTATAGAGAATATGGCAAAAGCGAAACTAAAACAGTTTCGATTGATGAATTTGTTTTATTAATTACTAAATTAAAAGCAAACTATGAATAA
- a CDS encoding MAG3450 family membrane protein — protein MNKITEKSKQLNQYIFITICIILPAITFWIIGTDDFKLRVFPQKFLWIALTTNIICVLIIWVVLLWFNKIKSDSFGIVGSLLAAFFFILGFNELKSTLRIVMLIPIIVISLLSFYISGIIEDYLMNRKKKYK, from the coding sequence ATGAATAAAATAACTGAAAAAAGTAAACAATTAAACCAATATATATTTATAACAATCTGCATAATTTTGCCTGCAATAACATTCTGAATTATCGGAACTGATGACTTTAAATTGAGAGTATTTCCACAGAAATTTCTCTGAATTGCTTTAACCACCAATATAATTTGTGTTTTAATTATATGAGTGGTTCTGCTTTGATTTAATAAAATCAAAAGTGACAGTTTTGGGATAGTTGGCTCATTGTTGGCAGCTTTTTTCTTTATTTTGGGTTTTAATGAACTTAAAAGTACTTTGAGAATTGTTATGCTAATACCAATTATTGTTATTTCATTGTTGAGTTTTTATATTTCAGGCATTATCGAAGATTATTTAATGAATAGAAAGAAAAAATATAAATAA